A single genomic interval of Lepisosteus oculatus isolate fLepOcu1 chromosome 12, fLepOcu1.hap2, whole genome shotgun sequence harbors:
- the rbm44 gene encoding RNA-binding protein 44 isoform X1, whose product MAFYQRVWSAPAVAWTPSPPLSFRAPQLPVAALAHSPCQIILSPATVDVVIAPGSAHRNPPPLCRNSFRELAALPSTDEEATIFHLNRAVFDLVTAEGGLELTDSKLLGWYLSLPVKDRQFIQGDGEGGLLRFLQRHPALEVSRNCVYSKKQNRPGGEHWQVEEMSSALNKSRRPTFYCMPHCRKCGARSAPDTEECRNCSAHQARSVQCLSEPEKVLLPDCVKQELAIQKPSADPDLSETFESACDSNLVADRDGRVDEPKGARLTPHLPEECVNVVFKEASIEANYSLDMKLESHKIVEGTVEGTSAERGLRYLGETETVDYSVDGLNLEMESLPDYCSLDSTGFDRTAAEPSESPLPSGAVTAEYYMSVQGDHRTAELFAGDWAELWDASSFPSAALWVSEKFDLDCVGALEGWSDEAQLAGDNPRPVDPENPEYRSVAKLKPVLPEPSSRGDVPGHSHQRVVQSCVRTRDGGLSAGAAQRRALAAGCKNEEGWQEAEALGNLSGRPAVGEEASTEPRADEHEMSSYEECFTSAVPAADEALGRSPAVAKDPFAGGDAEGTPGADFLLGGRKSRVLIPSRKREHGAMGSPQITVNQMVDAGGDFRASFTSSRATEAKPSMVSTSTNTDGSLQAAGLDRGTQTSRAATVEKHVITELYMEDLDYFTEEFMKLRGAEAELKDLKEKLSSSAGGELGGLGGCSCGCAQRALSAELRLLALHYEMCQEHCWRLYYTANEGSISGLRAEAPPDSLVCVLQDLQSSYRAMRDSILSGSTLDQLAPLSVSSERILTGQQYTPAQIIPVETHDEVISSSEEQDSELPAQGGARETQGGVSTDCDVLSLHSPPGQLEGACAAVSEEPREPACHGAGRDETPGRQVGQAKGEEPSAMTKDLNENWYDAEEDFVSTSQEDDAQHRAGAESPRKTSRQEHRRTHVKESTIEGENCVGHYLCVRGLSVNVTENEIMTLFEKYRATDVWMTNVGHNRVAFVTLGSASATELAVQETNGKQIQGQSIKVDWIRRPPLVSRDSSKSSQRNRILAHEACANKPTSDRGVTQPETRPPAPFIPAKPFSRNLDKLTRVERKPTSSGTFIPQHYAEMGSFDRLMAQLSELHPEAGRQRIVGALLELRAQKRGFLSGLPLKTIVQMTSDLLRNPQGARMNDAGLPLQN is encoded by the exons ATGGCGTTTTACCAGCGTGTGTGGAGCGCTCCGGCCGTGGCCTGGACCCCCAGTCCGCCCCTGAGCTTTAGAGCCCCCCAGCTCCCCGTGGCGGCGTTGGCGCACAGCCCCTGTCAGATCATTCTCTCCCCCGCGACGGTCGACGTCGTAATCGCTCCGGGGAGTGCGCACAGAAACCCGCCGCCTCTTTGCCGAAACAGTTTCCGTGAGCTAGCTG CCCTGCCTTCGACTGACGAGGAAGCCACCATCTTCCACCTTAACAG AGCCGTGTTTGATTTAGTGACCGCTGAAGGGGGTTTGGAGCTCACCGATTCAAAATTGCTGGGCTGGTACCTGTCCCTCCCTGTCAAAGACCGACAGTTCATACAAGGTGATG GAGAAGGGGGGCTGTTACGTTTCCTACAAAGACACCCAGCGCTGGAAGTTAGTAGGAACTGTGTGTATTCAAAGA AGCAGAACCGTCCGGGCGGTGAACACTGGCAGGTGGAAGAAATGTCCTCCGCTTTGAATAA ATCAAGAAGACCGACTTTTTACTGCATGCCTCACTGCAGGAAGTGTGGAGCCAGAAGCGCTCCAGATACAGAAGAGTGCAGGAACTGTAGTGCACACCAGGCAAGATCAGTGCAGTGTTTATCAG AGCCAGAAAAGGTTTTACTTCCTGACTGCGTCAAGCAAGAACTCGCCATACAGAAGCCCAGTGCCGATCCTGACTTGTCTGAAACATTTGAATCTGCCTGTGATAGCAATCTCGTGGCTGACAGAGATGGGAGGGTTGATGAACCCAAAGGAGCCCGCCTGACTCCTCACCTGCCTGAAGAGTGTGTGAACGTTGTGTTCAAAGAAGCCTCAATTGAGGCTAATTATTCCTTGGACATGAAGCTTGAGAGCCATAAGATTGTAGAGGGCACTGTGGAGGGTACCTCTGCTGAGCGAGGGCTGCGTTACCTTGGAGAAACGGAGACCGTGGACTATTCTGTAGATGGCCTTAACCTGGAGATGGAATCTCTTCCAGATTACTGCAGTCTGGACAGCACCGGGTTTGACCGTACTGCTGCTGAGCCCAGTGAAAGCCCTTTGCCCTCGGGTGCAGTGACTGCCGAATATTATATGAGTGTTCAGGGGGACCACAGGACCGCAGAGCTGTTTGCTGGGGATTGGGCTGAGCTGTGGGATGCCTCCTCCTTTCCCTCTGCTGCACTTTGGGTTTCTGAGAAATTTGACCTGGACTGCGTCGGTGCCTTAGAGGGGTGGTCTGACGAAGCTCAGTTAGCGGGCGACAATCCGAGACCCGTTGACCCAGAAAACCCAGAATATCGCAGCGTTGCCAAACTGAAGCCTGTCCTTCCAGAGCCGTCCTCTCGGGGGGACGTCCCTGGACACTCTCACCAGCGCGTCGTTCAAAGCTGTGTCCGCACAAGAGACGGCGGTCTCTCCGCAGGAGCGGCACAGCGGCGTGCTCTGGCTGCAGGTTGCAAGAACGAGGAGGGGTGGCAGGAGGCGGAGGCTCTCGGGAACCTCTCGGGCAGGCCAGCCGTGGGTGAGGAAGCGAGCACTGAGCCGCGTGCAGACGAACACGAGATGTCCTCTTACGAGGAGTGCTTCACGTCGGCAGTCCCCGCTGCGGATGAGGCCTTGGGGAGGAGCCCGGCGGTGGCGAAGGACCCCTTTGCTGGTGGCGATGCTGAAGGAACCCCAGGGGCTGACTTCCTGTTGGGTGGCAGGAAAAGCCGAGTGCTCATCCCGTCGCGAAAGCGTGAGCACGGCGCCATGGGCAGCCCCCAGATCACGGTAAACCAGATGGTGGATGCCGGTGGGGATTTCCGGGCCAGTTTCACATCAAGCCGGGCCACAGAGGCTAAGCCAAGCATGGTGAGCACCTCCACTAACACTGATGGCAGCCTGCAGGCCGCTGGGCTGGACAGGGGCACCCAGACGTCGAGGGCTGCGACCGTGGAAAAGCACGTTATTACCGAGCTGTACATGGAAGACCTGGACTACTTCACTGAG GAGTTCATGAAGTTAAGGGGTGCGGAAGCAGAATTAAAAGACCTGAAGGAAAAGCTATCAAG cAGTGCGGGCGGCGAGCTGGGCGGGCTGGGAGGCTGTAGCTGTGGCTGTGCCCAGAGAGCCCTGTCCGCGGAGCTGCGGCTGCTGGCCCTCCACTATGAGATGTGCCAGGAGCACTGCTGGAGGCTGTATTACACCGCAAACGAGGGCTCCATCTCCGGCCTGCG GGCAGAAGCTCCCCCCGACAGCCTGGTGTGCGTTCTGCAGGACCTGCAGTCGAGCTACAGGGCGATGAGGGACAGCATCCTGTCGGGCAGCACGCTGGACCAGCTGGCCCCTCTGTCCGTCAGTTCAGAACGCATCCTCACTGGCCAGCAGTACACTCCGGCACAG ATAATACCTGTGGAGACTCATGATGAGGTCATATCTAG ttCTGAAGAGCAGGACAGTGAGCTGCCTGCTCAGGGAGGTGCGAGGGAGACGCAGGGGGGAGTCTCCACGGACTGTGATGTGCTGTCCCTTCACAGCCCTCCTGGTCAA CTGGAGGGGGCGTGTGCAGCGGTGTCTGAAGAGCCCCGAGAGCCCGCTTGTCACGGGGCCGGGAGAGACGAGACCCCCGGCAGGCAGGTGGGCCAGGCCAAAGGGGAGGAGCCAA GTGCGATGACAAAGGATCTTAACGAGAACTGGTATGATGCAGAGGAGGACTTTGTGTCCACCAGCCAGGAGGATGAtgcacagcacagagcaggaGCAGAGAGCCCCAGGAAAACGAGCAGACAAGAGCACAGGAGGACACATGTAAAAG AAAGTACCATTGAAGGGGAGAATTGTGTGGGTCACTATCTGTGTGTCAGAGGCCTGTCTGTTAATGTGACTGAG AATGAGATAATGACACTGTTTGAGAAGTACCGTGCTACAGATGTGTGGATGACAAATGTGGGTCATAACAG GGTGGCTTTTGTGACGCTTGGTAGTGCCAGCGCCACAGAGCTGGCGGTTCAAGAAACGAATGGGAAACAAATCCAGGGGCAGTCCATTAAAGTGGATTGGATCCGAAGGCCCCCACTGGTAAGCCGGGATTCCTCCAAATCATCGCAGCGCAACCGGATCCTGGCGCATGAAGCCTGCGCCAACAAGCCAACTTCCGATCGAGGTGTGACCCAGCCAGAGACCAGACCTCCGGCACCATTCATCCCTGCAAAG CCGTTCAGCAGGAACCTGGACAAGCTGACGCGCGTGGAGAGGAAGCCCACCTCCTCGGGCACGTTCATCCCCCAGCACTACGCGGAGATGGGCAGCTTCGACAGGCTGATGGCACAACTGTCCGAACTGCACCCGGAGGCCGGCCGGCAGAGGATCGTGGGCGCGCTGCTGGAGCTCCGGGCCCAGAAGAGGGGCTTTCTCAGCGGCCTGCCCCTCAAGACCATCGTGCAGATGACCTCCGACCTGCTGAGGAACCCACAGGGTGCGAGAATGAATGACGCAG gTCTCCCCCTACAAAATTGA
- the rbm44 gene encoding RNA-binding protein 44 isoform X4 translates to MAFYQRVWSAPAVAWTPSPPLSFRAPQLPVAALAHSPCQIILSPATVDVVIAPGSAHRNPPPLCRNSFRELAALPSTDEEATIFHLNRAVFDLVTAEGGLELTDSKLLGWYLSLPVKDRQFIQGDGEGGLLRFLQRHPALEVSRNCVYSKKQNRPGGEHWQVEEMSSALNKSRRPTFYCMPHCRKCGARSAPDTEECRNCSAHQARSVQCLSEPEKVLLPDCVKQELAIQKPSADPDLSETFESACDSNLVADRDGRVDEPKGARLTPHLPEECVNVVFKEASIEANYSLDMKLESHKIVEGTVEGTSAERGLRYLGETETVDYSVDGLNLEMESLPDYCSLDSTGFDRTAAEPSESPLPSGAVTAEYYMSVQGDHRTAELFAGDWAELWDASSFPSAALWVSEKFDLDCVGALEGWSDEAQLAGDNPRPVDPENPEYRSVAKLKPVLPEPSSRGDVPGHSHQRVVQSCVRTRDGGLSAGAAQRRALAAGCKNEEGWQEAEALGNLSGRPAVGEEASTEPRADEHEMSSYEECFTSAVPAADEALGRSPAVAKDPFAGGDAEGTPGADFLLGGRKSRVLIPSRKREHGAMGSPQITVNQMVDAGGDFRASFTSSRATEAKPSMVSTSTNTDGSLQAAGLDRGTQTSRAATVEKHVITELYMEDLDYFTEEFMKLRGAEAELKDLKEKLSRAEAPPDSLVCVLQDLQSSYRAMRDSILSGSTLDQLAPLSVSSERILTGQQYTPAQIIPVETHDEVISSSEEQDSELPAQGGARETQGGVSTDCDVLSLHSPPGQLEGACAAVSEEPREPACHGAGRDETPGRQVGQAKGEEPSAMTKDLNENWYDAEEDFVSTSQEDDAQHRAGAESPRKTSRQEHRRTHVKESTIEGENCVGHYLCVRGLSVNVTENEIMTLFEKYRATDVWMTNVGHNRVAFVTLGSASATELAVQETNGKQIQGQSIKVDWIRRPPLVSRDSSKSSQRNRILAHEACANKPTSDRGVTQPETRPPAPFIPAKPFSRNLDKLTRVERKPTSSGTFIPQHYAEMGSFDRLMAQLSELHPEAGRQRIVGALLELRAQKRGFLSGLPLKTIVQMTSDLLRNPQGARMNDAGLPLQN, encoded by the exons ATGGCGTTTTACCAGCGTGTGTGGAGCGCTCCGGCCGTGGCCTGGACCCCCAGTCCGCCCCTGAGCTTTAGAGCCCCCCAGCTCCCCGTGGCGGCGTTGGCGCACAGCCCCTGTCAGATCATTCTCTCCCCCGCGACGGTCGACGTCGTAATCGCTCCGGGGAGTGCGCACAGAAACCCGCCGCCTCTTTGCCGAAACAGTTTCCGTGAGCTAGCTG CCCTGCCTTCGACTGACGAGGAAGCCACCATCTTCCACCTTAACAG AGCCGTGTTTGATTTAGTGACCGCTGAAGGGGGTTTGGAGCTCACCGATTCAAAATTGCTGGGCTGGTACCTGTCCCTCCCTGTCAAAGACCGACAGTTCATACAAGGTGATG GAGAAGGGGGGCTGTTACGTTTCCTACAAAGACACCCAGCGCTGGAAGTTAGTAGGAACTGTGTGTATTCAAAGA AGCAGAACCGTCCGGGCGGTGAACACTGGCAGGTGGAAGAAATGTCCTCCGCTTTGAATAA ATCAAGAAGACCGACTTTTTACTGCATGCCTCACTGCAGGAAGTGTGGAGCCAGAAGCGCTCCAGATACAGAAGAGTGCAGGAACTGTAGTGCACACCAGGCAAGATCAGTGCAGTGTTTATCAG AGCCAGAAAAGGTTTTACTTCCTGACTGCGTCAAGCAAGAACTCGCCATACAGAAGCCCAGTGCCGATCCTGACTTGTCTGAAACATTTGAATCTGCCTGTGATAGCAATCTCGTGGCTGACAGAGATGGGAGGGTTGATGAACCCAAAGGAGCCCGCCTGACTCCTCACCTGCCTGAAGAGTGTGTGAACGTTGTGTTCAAAGAAGCCTCAATTGAGGCTAATTATTCCTTGGACATGAAGCTTGAGAGCCATAAGATTGTAGAGGGCACTGTGGAGGGTACCTCTGCTGAGCGAGGGCTGCGTTACCTTGGAGAAACGGAGACCGTGGACTATTCTGTAGATGGCCTTAACCTGGAGATGGAATCTCTTCCAGATTACTGCAGTCTGGACAGCACCGGGTTTGACCGTACTGCTGCTGAGCCCAGTGAAAGCCCTTTGCCCTCGGGTGCAGTGACTGCCGAATATTATATGAGTGTTCAGGGGGACCACAGGACCGCAGAGCTGTTTGCTGGGGATTGGGCTGAGCTGTGGGATGCCTCCTCCTTTCCCTCTGCTGCACTTTGGGTTTCTGAGAAATTTGACCTGGACTGCGTCGGTGCCTTAGAGGGGTGGTCTGACGAAGCTCAGTTAGCGGGCGACAATCCGAGACCCGTTGACCCAGAAAACCCAGAATATCGCAGCGTTGCCAAACTGAAGCCTGTCCTTCCAGAGCCGTCCTCTCGGGGGGACGTCCCTGGACACTCTCACCAGCGCGTCGTTCAAAGCTGTGTCCGCACAAGAGACGGCGGTCTCTCCGCAGGAGCGGCACAGCGGCGTGCTCTGGCTGCAGGTTGCAAGAACGAGGAGGGGTGGCAGGAGGCGGAGGCTCTCGGGAACCTCTCGGGCAGGCCAGCCGTGGGTGAGGAAGCGAGCACTGAGCCGCGTGCAGACGAACACGAGATGTCCTCTTACGAGGAGTGCTTCACGTCGGCAGTCCCCGCTGCGGATGAGGCCTTGGGGAGGAGCCCGGCGGTGGCGAAGGACCCCTTTGCTGGTGGCGATGCTGAAGGAACCCCAGGGGCTGACTTCCTGTTGGGTGGCAGGAAAAGCCGAGTGCTCATCCCGTCGCGAAAGCGTGAGCACGGCGCCATGGGCAGCCCCCAGATCACGGTAAACCAGATGGTGGATGCCGGTGGGGATTTCCGGGCCAGTTTCACATCAAGCCGGGCCACAGAGGCTAAGCCAAGCATGGTGAGCACCTCCACTAACACTGATGGCAGCCTGCAGGCCGCTGGGCTGGACAGGGGCACCCAGACGTCGAGGGCTGCGACCGTGGAAAAGCACGTTATTACCGAGCTGTACATGGAAGACCTGGACTACTTCACTGAG GAGTTCATGAAGTTAAGGGGTGCGGAAGCAGAATTAAAAGACCTGAAGGAAAAGCTATCAAG GGCAGAAGCTCCCCCCGACAGCCTGGTGTGCGTTCTGCAGGACCTGCAGTCGAGCTACAGGGCGATGAGGGACAGCATCCTGTCGGGCAGCACGCTGGACCAGCTGGCCCCTCTGTCCGTCAGTTCAGAACGCATCCTCACTGGCCAGCAGTACACTCCGGCACAG ATAATACCTGTGGAGACTCATGATGAGGTCATATCTAG ttCTGAAGAGCAGGACAGTGAGCTGCCTGCTCAGGGAGGTGCGAGGGAGACGCAGGGGGGAGTCTCCACGGACTGTGATGTGCTGTCCCTTCACAGCCCTCCTGGTCAA CTGGAGGGGGCGTGTGCAGCGGTGTCTGAAGAGCCCCGAGAGCCCGCTTGTCACGGGGCCGGGAGAGACGAGACCCCCGGCAGGCAGGTGGGCCAGGCCAAAGGGGAGGAGCCAA GTGCGATGACAAAGGATCTTAACGAGAACTGGTATGATGCAGAGGAGGACTTTGTGTCCACCAGCCAGGAGGATGAtgcacagcacagagcaggaGCAGAGAGCCCCAGGAAAACGAGCAGACAAGAGCACAGGAGGACACATGTAAAAG AAAGTACCATTGAAGGGGAGAATTGTGTGGGTCACTATCTGTGTGTCAGAGGCCTGTCTGTTAATGTGACTGAG AATGAGATAATGACACTGTTTGAGAAGTACCGTGCTACAGATGTGTGGATGACAAATGTGGGTCATAACAG GGTGGCTTTTGTGACGCTTGGTAGTGCCAGCGCCACAGAGCTGGCGGTTCAAGAAACGAATGGGAAACAAATCCAGGGGCAGTCCATTAAAGTGGATTGGATCCGAAGGCCCCCACTGGTAAGCCGGGATTCCTCCAAATCATCGCAGCGCAACCGGATCCTGGCGCATGAAGCCTGCGCCAACAAGCCAACTTCCGATCGAGGTGTGACCCAGCCAGAGACCAGACCTCCGGCACCATTCATCCCTGCAAAG CCGTTCAGCAGGAACCTGGACAAGCTGACGCGCGTGGAGAGGAAGCCCACCTCCTCGGGCACGTTCATCCCCCAGCACTACGCGGAGATGGGCAGCTTCGACAGGCTGATGGCACAACTGTCCGAACTGCACCCGGAGGCCGGCCGGCAGAGGATCGTGGGCGCGCTGCTGGAGCTCCGGGCCCAGAAGAGGGGCTTTCTCAGCGGCCTGCCCCTCAAGACCATCGTGCAGATGACCTCCGACCTGCTGAGGAACCCACAGGGTGCGAGAATGAATGACGCAG gTCTCCCCCTACAAAATTGA
- the rbm44 gene encoding RNA-binding protein 44 isoform X6: MAFYQRVWSAPAVAWTPSPPLSFRAPQLPVAALAHSPCQIILSPATVDVVIAPGSAHRNPPPLCRNSFRELAALPSTDEEATIFHLNRAVFDLVTAEGGLELTDSKLLGWYLSLPVKDRQFIQGDGEGGLLRFLQRHPALEVSRNCVYSKKQNRPGGEHWQVEEMSSALNKSRRPTFYCMPHCRKCGARSAPDTEECRNCSAHQARSVQCLSEPEKVLLPDCVKQELAIQKPSADPDLSETFESACDSNLVADRDGRVDEPKGARLTPHLPEECVNVVFKEASIEANYSLDMKLESHKIVEGTVEGTSAERGLRYLGETETVDYSVDGLNLEMESLPDYCSLDSTGFDRTAAEPSESPLPSGAVTAEYYMSVQGDHRTAELFAGDWAELWDASSFPSAALWVSEKFDLDCVGALEGWSDEAQLAGDNPRPVDPENPEYRSVAKLKPVLPEPSSRGDVPGHSHQRVVQSCVRTRDGGLSAGAAQRRALAAGCKNEEGWQEAEALGNLSGRPAVGEEASTEPRADEHEMSSYEECFTSAVPAADEALGRSPAVAKDPFAGGDAEGTPGADFLLGGRKSRVLIPSRKREHGAMGSPQITVNQMVDAGGDFRASFTSSRATEAKPSMVSTSTNTDGSLQAAGLDRGTQTSRAATVEKHVITELYMEDLDYFTEEFMKLRGAEAELKDLKEKLSSSAGGELGGLGGCSCGCAQRALSAELRLLALHYEMCQEHCWRLYYTANEGSISGLRAEAPPDSLVCVLQDLQSSYRAMRDSILSGSTLDQLAPLSVSSERILTGQQYTPAQIIPVETHDEVISSSEEQDSELPAQGGARETQGGVSTDCDVLSLHSPPGQLEGACAAVSEEPREPACHGAGRDETPGRQVGQAKGEEPSAMTKDLNENWYDAEEDFVSTSQEDDAQHRAGAESPRKTSRQEHRRTHVKESTIEGENCVGHYLCVRGLSVNVTENEIMTLFEKYRATDVWMTNVGHNRVAFVTLGSASATELAVQETNGKQIQGQSIKVDWIRRPPLVSRDSSKSSQRNRILAHEACANKPTSDRGVTQPETRPPAPFIPAKQSVGLPSVPQEAVEVSCR; this comes from the exons ATGGCGTTTTACCAGCGTGTGTGGAGCGCTCCGGCCGTGGCCTGGACCCCCAGTCCGCCCCTGAGCTTTAGAGCCCCCCAGCTCCCCGTGGCGGCGTTGGCGCACAGCCCCTGTCAGATCATTCTCTCCCCCGCGACGGTCGACGTCGTAATCGCTCCGGGGAGTGCGCACAGAAACCCGCCGCCTCTTTGCCGAAACAGTTTCCGTGAGCTAGCTG CCCTGCCTTCGACTGACGAGGAAGCCACCATCTTCCACCTTAACAG AGCCGTGTTTGATTTAGTGACCGCTGAAGGGGGTTTGGAGCTCACCGATTCAAAATTGCTGGGCTGGTACCTGTCCCTCCCTGTCAAAGACCGACAGTTCATACAAGGTGATG GAGAAGGGGGGCTGTTACGTTTCCTACAAAGACACCCAGCGCTGGAAGTTAGTAGGAACTGTGTGTATTCAAAGA AGCAGAACCGTCCGGGCGGTGAACACTGGCAGGTGGAAGAAATGTCCTCCGCTTTGAATAA ATCAAGAAGACCGACTTTTTACTGCATGCCTCACTGCAGGAAGTGTGGAGCCAGAAGCGCTCCAGATACAGAAGAGTGCAGGAACTGTAGTGCACACCAGGCAAGATCAGTGCAGTGTTTATCAG AGCCAGAAAAGGTTTTACTTCCTGACTGCGTCAAGCAAGAACTCGCCATACAGAAGCCCAGTGCCGATCCTGACTTGTCTGAAACATTTGAATCTGCCTGTGATAGCAATCTCGTGGCTGACAGAGATGGGAGGGTTGATGAACCCAAAGGAGCCCGCCTGACTCCTCACCTGCCTGAAGAGTGTGTGAACGTTGTGTTCAAAGAAGCCTCAATTGAGGCTAATTATTCCTTGGACATGAAGCTTGAGAGCCATAAGATTGTAGAGGGCACTGTGGAGGGTACCTCTGCTGAGCGAGGGCTGCGTTACCTTGGAGAAACGGAGACCGTGGACTATTCTGTAGATGGCCTTAACCTGGAGATGGAATCTCTTCCAGATTACTGCAGTCTGGACAGCACCGGGTTTGACCGTACTGCTGCTGAGCCCAGTGAAAGCCCTTTGCCCTCGGGTGCAGTGACTGCCGAATATTATATGAGTGTTCAGGGGGACCACAGGACCGCAGAGCTGTTTGCTGGGGATTGGGCTGAGCTGTGGGATGCCTCCTCCTTTCCCTCTGCTGCACTTTGGGTTTCTGAGAAATTTGACCTGGACTGCGTCGGTGCCTTAGAGGGGTGGTCTGACGAAGCTCAGTTAGCGGGCGACAATCCGAGACCCGTTGACCCAGAAAACCCAGAATATCGCAGCGTTGCCAAACTGAAGCCTGTCCTTCCAGAGCCGTCCTCTCGGGGGGACGTCCCTGGACACTCTCACCAGCGCGTCGTTCAAAGCTGTGTCCGCACAAGAGACGGCGGTCTCTCCGCAGGAGCGGCACAGCGGCGTGCTCTGGCTGCAGGTTGCAAGAACGAGGAGGGGTGGCAGGAGGCGGAGGCTCTCGGGAACCTCTCGGGCAGGCCAGCCGTGGGTGAGGAAGCGAGCACTGAGCCGCGTGCAGACGAACACGAGATGTCCTCTTACGAGGAGTGCTTCACGTCGGCAGTCCCCGCTGCGGATGAGGCCTTGGGGAGGAGCCCGGCGGTGGCGAAGGACCCCTTTGCTGGTGGCGATGCTGAAGGAACCCCAGGGGCTGACTTCCTGTTGGGTGGCAGGAAAAGCCGAGTGCTCATCCCGTCGCGAAAGCGTGAGCACGGCGCCATGGGCAGCCCCCAGATCACGGTAAACCAGATGGTGGATGCCGGTGGGGATTTCCGGGCCAGTTTCACATCAAGCCGGGCCACAGAGGCTAAGCCAAGCATGGTGAGCACCTCCACTAACACTGATGGCAGCCTGCAGGCCGCTGGGCTGGACAGGGGCACCCAGACGTCGAGGGCTGCGACCGTGGAAAAGCACGTTATTACCGAGCTGTACATGGAAGACCTGGACTACTTCACTGAG GAGTTCATGAAGTTAAGGGGTGCGGAAGCAGAATTAAAAGACCTGAAGGAAAAGCTATCAAG cAGTGCGGGCGGCGAGCTGGGCGGGCTGGGAGGCTGTAGCTGTGGCTGTGCCCAGAGAGCCCTGTCCGCGGAGCTGCGGCTGCTGGCCCTCCACTATGAGATGTGCCAGGAGCACTGCTGGAGGCTGTATTACACCGCAAACGAGGGCTCCATCTCCGGCCTGCG GGCAGAAGCTCCCCCCGACAGCCTGGTGTGCGTTCTGCAGGACCTGCAGTCGAGCTACAGGGCGATGAGGGACAGCATCCTGTCGGGCAGCACGCTGGACCAGCTGGCCCCTCTGTCCGTCAGTTCAGAACGCATCCTCACTGGCCAGCAGTACACTCCGGCACAG ATAATACCTGTGGAGACTCATGATGAGGTCATATCTAG ttCTGAAGAGCAGGACAGTGAGCTGCCTGCTCAGGGAGGTGCGAGGGAGACGCAGGGGGGAGTCTCCACGGACTGTGATGTGCTGTCCCTTCACAGCCCTCCTGGTCAA CTGGAGGGGGCGTGTGCAGCGGTGTCTGAAGAGCCCCGAGAGCCCGCTTGTCACGGGGCCGGGAGAGACGAGACCCCCGGCAGGCAGGTGGGCCAGGCCAAAGGGGAGGAGCCAA GTGCGATGACAAAGGATCTTAACGAGAACTGGTATGATGCAGAGGAGGACTTTGTGTCCACCAGCCAGGAGGATGAtgcacagcacagagcaggaGCAGAGAGCCCCAGGAAAACGAGCAGACAAGAGCACAGGAGGACACATGTAAAAG AAAGTACCATTGAAGGGGAGAATTGTGTGGGTCACTATCTGTGTGTCAGAGGCCTGTCTGTTAATGTGACTGAG AATGAGATAATGACACTGTTTGAGAAGTACCGTGCTACAGATGTGTGGATGACAAATGTGGGTCATAACAG GGTGGCTTTTGTGACGCTTGGTAGTGCCAGCGCCACAGAGCTGGCGGTTCAAGAAACGAATGGGAAACAAATCCAGGGGCAGTCCATTAAAGTGGATTGGATCCGAAGGCCCCCACTGGTAAGCCGGGATTCCTCCAAATCATCGCAGCGCAACCGGATCCTGGCGCATGAAGCCTGCGCCAACAAGCCAACTTCCGATCGAGGTGTGACCCAGCCAGAGACCAGACCTCCGGCACCATTCATCCCTGCAAAG CAATCTGTAGGACTGCCAAGTGTCCCGCAGGAGGCTGTAGAGGTCAGTTGCAGGTGA